In the Flagellimonas sp. HMM57 genome, one interval contains:
- the rho gene encoding transcription termination factor Rho — MFEISDLKAKKLPELQEIAKTLSIPKFKTLKKLDLVYQILDTQASNPKAVQETAVTAKEKPAPKPKRERTPRPKREPKEAVAKEPAETKPAEKETVAKKEDKQPEKREPHKQNASQKNQNNNRRNNQHQRNSGHEKKSSNFDKDLKNRYKEPEFEFDSIIESEGVLDIMQDGYGFLRSSDYNYLSSPDDIYVSQSQIRLFGLKTGDTVLGNVRPPKEGEKYFPLIKVSKINGLDPQVVRDRVSFEHLTPLFPKEKFKLAERQSTLSTRIMDLFSPIGKGQRGMIVSQPKTGKTMLLKDIANAIAANHPEVYQIILLIDERPEEVTDMQRNVHGEVVASTFDKEATEHVRVANIVLEKAKRLVECGHDVVILLDSITRLARAYNTVQPASGKVLSGGVDANALHKPKRFFGAARNIENGGSLSIIATALTETGSKMDEVIFEEFKGTGNMELQLDRRISNRRIFPAIDLISSSTRRDDLLLDETTIQRMWIMRKYLADMNPVEAMEFMEQRIKQTKNNEEFLLTMNQ; from the coding sequence ATGTTCGAGATTTCAGATCTAAAAGCTAAAAAGCTTCCTGAATTACAGGAAATTGCAAAAACCCTCAGTATTCCAAAATTCAAGACCCTCAAAAAACTTGATTTGGTCTACCAAATTCTGGATACACAAGCATCCAATCCAAAAGCAGTTCAAGAAACTGCTGTTACAGCCAAAGAGAAACCTGCTCCAAAACCAAAAAGAGAAAGAACTCCACGACCCAAAAGAGAGCCGAAAGAAGCTGTTGCCAAAGAACCAGCCGAAACCAAACCGGCAGAGAAAGAAACGGTAGCTAAGAAAGAAGATAAGCAGCCAGAAAAGAGAGAGCCGCACAAGCAAAATGCTTCTCAAAAAAATCAAAATAACAACAGAAGAAACAATCAACATCAAAGAAATAGCGGCCACGAAAAAAAGAGCAGCAATTTTGACAAAGATTTAAAAAACAGGTACAAGGAACCTGAGTTTGAGTTTGATAGTATTATCGAAAGTGAAGGTGTGCTTGACATTATGCAGGATGGCTACGGCTTTTTACGCTCTTCTGACTATAATTATTTATCATCTCCAGATGATATTTACGTCTCGCAATCACAGATTCGATTGTTTGGCCTAAAGACCGGAGATACGGTACTGGGAAATGTTAGACCTCCAAAAGAAGGAGAAAAATATTTTCCTCTAATAAAGGTGAGCAAGATAAACGGGCTAGATCCGCAAGTGGTCCGTGACCGTGTTTCTTTTGAGCATCTGACACCATTGTTTCCGAAAGAAAAATTCAAATTGGCAGAGCGACAAAGTACATTATCGACACGTATAATGGATCTCTTCTCCCCTATTGGAAAAGGACAACGGGGTATGATCGTTTCCCAACCTAAAACGGGTAAGACCATGTTGTTGAAAGATATTGCCAATGCCATAGCCGCCAATCATCCTGAGGTTTATCAAATTATTCTTTTGATAGATGAACGTCCAGAAGAGGTTACGGACATGCAACGTAACGTACATGGAGAAGTTGTAGCTTCTACATTTGATAAGGAAGCTACAGAACATGTTCGTGTTGCCAACATTGTATTGGAAAAAGCAAAGCGCTTGGTAGAATGCGGTCATGATGTTGTTATCCTGCTGGATTCCATTACAAGATTGGCACGAGCCTACAATACCGTACAACCTGCATCTGGAAAGGTGTTGAGCGGTGGTGTTGATGCCAATGCACTGCACAAACCAAAACGTTTCTTTGGAGCGGCACGTAATATTGAAAATGGCGGGTCACTGTCCATAATTGCTACGGCTTTGACAGAAACTGGTTCTAAAATGGACGAAGTTATCTTTGAAGAGTTTAAAGGTACGGGTAACATGGAACTACAATTAGATCGTAGAATTTCCAACCGAAGAATCTTCCCAGCTATTGATCTTATTTCTTCATCAACACGAAGGGATGACCTTTTACTCGATGAAACCACTATCCAACGTATGTGGATCATGCGCAAATATTTAGCAGATATGAATCCAGTTGAAGCGATGGAATTCATGGAACAACGTATCAAACAGACCAAGAACAACGAAGAATTTTTGTTGACGATGAATCAATAA
- a CDS encoding LruC domain-containing protein produces the protein MMKISQIVFSLIYLVLLFTFSSCVKDNFDDSIDTESEDEIEVPVDELKITELQIPSGFEFKTERSVELTINDNSTNVKYDVYAYQENSTNGQITYVNEDDEEVTGTDYVVDNLNHLIFSGAPSGGKIEHTFVVPDYYDQLYIRRKEGFAYSSEIVNISSEQVVYTYSSLNAKGASSSKGVVEDFLYCVNGNAELFQVDPITGAYTFISTMPMGSFTAAIDQQNNFLYSIGRSNPNPLMRYDITNDTWTTIANLGIGGPRLDFNPQDGLLYFSTKAKLYSIDPTNGSILSQWDINGLDRTQGGDLAFAADGTLFVCTFSGLYRLELNVEGDYDSTRISGEDLPFNPTSMTFDSNNELWLANSGSNSNLIVMDTQTGGWEYRYGPNSSSGVSFDRTINDLTTFRVFDEEAVDPDTDGDGITDSNDDFPEDADKAFEQFTPSKYGWGTVAFEDLWPFLGDYDFNDTTINYRFVAVLNSDNMAVQLDIYFEVSSDGAGFVNAFGIELESIAPSLVESVTGTVLTEGYINVASNGVEQNQDRAVIILFDNHETMLGIPSKIEVKFTTPITTNQLGIAPFNPFLIVDRNRGNEIHLPNRFRTSLGTNTPSTEGVNRDEDGNYQTESGLPWAINIVHNFKPPKENVPVNQAYNFFNEWATSGGTAFQDWYKDSSGYRNESELQE, from the coding sequence ATGATGAAAATATCCCAAATCGTTTTCTCACTAATTTATTTGGTACTACTATTTACCTTTTCCTCCTGTGTCAAAGATAATTTTGATGATTCCATTGATACGGAAAGTGAAGATGAAATTGAAGTACCCGTAGATGAGCTGAAAATTACTGAATTGCAAATTCCATCTGGCTTTGAATTCAAAACGGAAAGGTCGGTGGAATTGACGATCAATGATAATTCTACCAATGTCAAGTATGACGTATACGCCTATCAAGAAAACTCAACCAACGGTCAGATAACCTATGTCAATGAAGATGACGAAGAAGTTACCGGTACGGATTATGTTGTGGACAATCTGAACCATCTAATTTTCAGTGGCGCTCCTTCTGGAGGAAAAATTGAGCATACATTTGTGGTTCCAGATTATTACGATCAACTATATATAAGAAGAAAAGAGGGTTTCGCCTATTCTTCAGAAATAGTCAATATCTCTTCAGAGCAGGTTGTTTACACTTACTCATCATTAAATGCAAAAGGCGCCTCTTCTTCCAAGGGCGTTGTTGAGGACTTTCTATACTGTGTAAACGGTAATGCAGAGTTGTTCCAAGTAGACCCCATTACCGGGGCGTATACTTTTATTTCTACTATGCCGATGGGGAGCTTTACTGCTGCCATTGATCAACAAAATAACTTTTTATATTCAATAGGGAGATCTAATCCGAATCCTCTGATGCGCTATGATATTACCAATGATACATGGACCACAATAGCAAACCTAGGTATAGGTGGCCCGCGTTTGGATTTTAATCCTCAAGACGGGTTGCTCTATTTCTCAACAAAAGCAAAACTGTATTCTATTGACCCAACCAATGGATCCATTCTTTCCCAATGGGATATCAACGGTCTTGACCGAACGCAGGGTGGGGATTTAGCATTCGCAGCAGATGGCACCTTATTCGTATGTACTTTTTCTGGGCTTTATCGACTTGAATTGAATGTAGAAGGTGATTACGACTCTACCAGGATTAGTGGTGAAGACTTGCCATTCAATCCAACCTCCATGACATTTGACTCCAATAATGAATTATGGCTGGCCAATAGTGGCAGTAACAGCAATTTGATAGTCATGGATACTCAAACAGGAGGTTGGGAATACAGATATGGCCCCAATTCTAGTTCAGGTGTCTCTTTTGACAGAACTATAAATGATTTAACCACTTTCCGTGTTTTTGATGAAGAAGCAGTGGACCCCGATACTGATGGAGATGGTATTACGGACAGCAATGATGATTTTCCTGAAGATGCCGACAAAGCCTTTGAGCAGTTTACACCAAGTAAATACGGTTGGGGAACCGTAGCTTTTGAAGATTTATGGCCATTCTTGGGAGACTATGATTTCAACGATACAACAATCAATTATAGATTTGTTGCCGTCCTTAACTCGGACAACATGGCTGTACAATTAGATATTTATTTTGAGGTAAGCTCTGATGGAGCTGGGTTTGTAAATGCTTTCGGAATTGAACTGGAAAGTATAGCCCCAAGTTTAGTAGAATCTGTTACAGGCACAGTGTTAACGGAAGGTTATATCAACGTAGCCTCTAATGGTGTTGAGCAAAATCAGGATAGGGCAGTCATAATTCTATTCGACAACCATGAGACCATGTTGGGAATACCTTCAAAAATAGAGGTGAAATTCACAACGCCCATTACCACCAATCAATTGGGAATTGCACCATTCAATCCCTTTTTGATCGTGGACAGGAACAGAGGAAACGAAATCCATTTACCCAATAGGTTCAGAACTAGTTTAGGGACAAACACTCCCTCTACCGAAGGTGTTAACCGAGATGAAGATGGTAATTATCAAACTGAATCAGGATTGCCTTGGGCCATCAATATTGTTCACAATTTTAAACCCCCAAAGGAAAATGTTCCAGTGAACCAAGCCTATAACTTCTTTAATGAATGGGCTACTTCAGGAGGAACAGCCTTCCAGGATTGGTACAAAGATTCATCTGGGTACAGAAACGAATCCGAATTGCAAGAATAG
- a CDS encoding DUF2306 domain-containing protein gives MTATYLFLMYAHLITVVPCIFMGAYLLSVKKGTKRHQTIGKIYMTLMFFTAFVSLFLPAQVGNQFLDHFGFIHLFSFLTLYTVPTAITAIKKGNVKAHKHKMVLLYFGALIIAGGFTLAPGRFLHEVFFG, from the coding sequence ATGACTGCTACCTATCTGTTCTTAATGTATGCCCATTTGATTACGGTAGTTCCTTGTATTTTTATGGGAGCCTATCTTTTATCAGTCAAAAAAGGAACAAAAAGACACCAGACCATTGGAAAAATATATATGACCCTCATGTTTTTCACCGCATTCGTCTCTTTATTTTTACCTGCCCAAGTTGGCAACCAGTTTTTAGACCATTTTGGTTTTATACATCTCTTCAGCTTCTTAACTTTATATACCGTTCCAACTGCAATAACAGCGATTAAAAAGGGAAATGTAAAAGCGCATAAGCATAAAATGGTTTTGCTATATTTTGGTGCTTTGATTATAGCTGGCGGTTTTACATTGGCTCCAGGGCGGTTTTTACATGAAGTTTTTTTCGGATAG
- a CDS encoding DUF4293 domain-containing protein: MIQRIQTLFLVIVALITGVLPFIFSLWIDAEGIEFFAKNELWISIVFIASAILAVISIFMYKNRQNQFVINRLNMILNLFLLGFFVYRSLSLSGETVVSEKGIGMLIPVFSIVFLVLANRAIKKDEDLVKSVDRLR, translated from the coding sequence ATGATTCAGCGAATACAGACGTTATTTCTTGTTATTGTAGCTTTAATAACCGGAGTACTACCGTTTATTTTTAGTTTATGGATTGATGCGGAAGGAATCGAGTTTTTTGCCAAAAACGAATTATGGATAAGTATTGTATTTATCGCATCTGCAATTTTGGCCGTGATTTCGATTTTTATGTACAAAAACAGGCAAAATCAATTTGTGATAAACAGATTGAATATGATATTGAATCTTTTTTTACTAGGATTTTTCGTTTATCGATCGCTAAGCTTATCCGGAGAAACTGTTGTTTCTGAGAAGGGTATTGGGATGCTGATTCCTGTATTTTCTATCGTTTTTCTGGTTCTGGCCAACAGAGCTATCAAAAAGGATGAAGATCTTGTAAAATCTGTTGATCGCTTACGTTGA